One Candidatus Binatia bacterium genomic region harbors:
- a CDS encoding DoxX family protein yields the protein MQFSTLCVALQSLVGLGLLNVWIVRARSSTAYRGGDALSLREEFAAYGLPEWFFYLVGFLKVGSALALLIGIWVTPLVLPGASVVAGLMVGALVMHAKVGDPWVKSAPAFLMLLMSCAILALS from the coding sequence ATGCAGTTTTCAACTCTTTGCGTCGCTCTTCAGTCCTTGGTGGGGCTGGGCCTGTTGAACGTTTGGATCGTGCGCGCTCGATCGTCGACGGCATACCGGGGAGGGGACGCTCTTTCCCTCCGCGAGGAGTTCGCGGCCTACGGTCTGCCCGAGTGGTTCTTTTATCTCGTTGGCTTTCTGAAGGTCGGTTCGGCGCTCGCCCTGCTCATCGGCATCTGGGTGACGCCCCTCGTCTTGCCGGGGGCTTCGGTGGTTGCGGGGCTGATGGTGGGTGCGCTGGTCATGCACGCCAAGGTCGGAGACCCCTGGGTAAAGTCGGCTCCCGCGTTTTTAATGCTGCTCATGAGTTGCGCGATCCTGGCTCTCTCCTGA
- a CDS encoding alpha/beta hydrolase, whose translation MRSLQSRITILLAALTMAVGFAACGSDSDGGDDGGAPATAEITEITIEANGFVFDALAAGPADGEPVMLLHGFPQTAWEWEHQLSALGAAGYRAVAPNQRGYSPGARPEAISDYNIVALVGDVVAMADTLGFERFHLVGHDWGASVTWLAGLLARDRIASLVPISVPHIDAFSRTLADPDSCQPASSSYFDLFVQPDSEDLFLVDDAALLRSIYDGLTPEQIERHLTVMNSKEALRAGLHWYRANVGATSGGEGPGIGNTTQPTMYIWSDGDPALCIDGALLTEEYVDGPYRFEIIEGVNHWVPELAAEKVSALLLEHLAGLRD comes from the coding sequence ATGCGATCCCTCCAGTCGAGAATCACGATCCTGCTGGCCGCCCTGACCATGGCCGTCGGCTTCGCCGCCTGCGGCAGCGACTCCGACGGTGGCGACGATGGCGGCGCGCCGGCTACCGCTGAGATCACTGAGATCACCATCGAGGCGAATGGCTTCGTCTTCGACGCCCTCGCAGCCGGGCCGGCGGACGGCGAGCCCGTCATGCTGCTGCACGGCTTCCCCCAGACCGCCTGGGAGTGGGAGCACCAGCTCTCGGCCCTCGGTGCGGCCGGCTACCGCGCCGTCGCGCCCAACCAGCGCGGATACTCGCCGGGTGCCCGCCCCGAGGCGATCTCCGACTACAACATAGTCGCTCTGGTCGGCGACGTCGTCGCGATGGCCGACACCCTCGGCTTCGAGCGCTTTCATCTCGTCGGCCACGACTGGGGGGCCTCGGTCACCTGGTTGGCCGGCCTACTCGCGCGGGATCGCATCGCGAGCCTGGTCCCCATCTCCGTCCCCCACATCGACGCATTCTCCCGCACCCTGGCCGACCCCGACTCCTGTCAGCCCGCCTCATCCTCCTACTTCGATCTGTTCGTCCAGCCGGACTCCGAGGACCTGTTCCTCGTCGACGACGCGGCGCTGCTGCGCTCCATCTACGATGGCCTGACGCCCGAGCAGATCGAACGACACCTGACCGTGATGAACTCCAAGGAAGCGCTGCGAGCCGGTCTCCATTGGTATCGGGCGAATGTCGGCGCAACCTCGGGGGGCGAGGGCCCTGGTATCGGCAATACCACCCAGCCCACGATGTACATCTGGAGCGACGGCGACCCGGCCCTCTGCATCGACGGCGCCCTGTTGACGGAGGAGTACGTCGACGGGCCCTACCGCTTCGAGATCATCGAAGGGGTCAATCACTGGGTACCGGAGCTCGCCGCCGAGAAGGTGTCGGCCCTGCTTCTGGAGCACCTGGCCGGCCTCCGGGACTAG
- a CDS encoding transcriptional repressor, with protein sequence MGKSKSEEPATRTARLRERVRTTGLRATIPRLEVLARLEVAKSPLSHANLAEELVPLGFDRATVYRNLNDLVEVGLASRVELGDHIGRFENRADSAQDDPEHPHFLCNDCGDVVCLPTLEIPMPRKTSSQIRDVQDVVLRGRCASC encoded by the coding sequence GTGGGCAAATCGAAGAGCGAAGAGCCCGCGACACGCACTGCGCGTCTGCGAGAACGAGTTCGAACCACGGGACTCCGCGCTACGATTCCACGTCTCGAGGTCCTCGCGCGTCTCGAAGTCGCGAAGTCGCCTCTGAGCCACGCCAACCTCGCCGAGGAACTCGTCCCGCTCGGATTCGATCGAGCGACCGTATACCGCAATCTCAACGATCTGGTCGAAGTGGGCCTCGCGAGCCGGGTAGAACTCGGAGACCACATCGGACGCTTCGAGAATCGCGCCGACAGTGCACAGGACGACCCGGAGCACCCGCACTTCCTCTGCAACGACTGCGGCGACGTGGTCTGCCTACCGACGCTCGAAATCCCGATGCCGCGCAAGACCAGTTCGCAGATCCGCGACGTCCAGGATGTCGTTTTGCGCGGGCGCTGCGCATCCTGCTGA
- a CDS encoding GDSL-type esterase/lipase family protein translates to MRIPSKALVAFLVCTLGCSSGHDGDAGIPDGPGLSVVAMGDSVSAGEGVRYGFEYADEFQIWVGPSDRNPDWDGDYPSCHQAGAAYPNKATAAIDGKLSKFSCTGATYLNGIVSAQFRGDFMLRPAQFGNWATQEELNAAYDEAKPEVVLITLGANDLQWTNILEACILGSVLGDEVDRAIEAGSDLREALSRVVDQNRDRLVEWVDAASEGLPLRSDVSSSDRICTEENPGKAVTELFIAQLPTLGAHYRELISSIRARGERAGRVPRILFTTYHDPFPQPGGRFGCPDLLDLNESQVVYLGSLLDQLSDLLFEVAAEYDGVEVVDIRDSMAGHEFCTSDPWAYGLSIEIISPGNPSPFHPTPDGHQAISDLVVPFLR, encoded by the coding sequence GTGCGAATTCCATCGAAGGCCCTCGTTGCATTTCTCGTCTGTACCCTCGGGTGCTCCAGTGGCCATGACGGCGACGCAGGCATTCCCGATGGTCCGGGACTCTCTGTGGTTGCCATGGGCGACTCGGTCTCCGCAGGCGAAGGGGTGCGATACGGATTCGAGTACGCCGACGAGTTCCAGATCTGGGTGGGGCCTTCGGATCGCAATCCGGACTGGGATGGCGACTATCCATCATGCCACCAGGCCGGTGCTGCGTACCCGAACAAGGCGACTGCGGCGATCGACGGGAAGCTCTCCAAGTTCTCGTGCACGGGCGCCACGTATTTGAATGGCATCGTGTCGGCACAGTTCCGAGGCGATTTCATGCTTCGTCCGGCGCAATTCGGAAACTGGGCCACGCAGGAGGAGCTCAACGCGGCCTATGACGAAGCCAAACCCGAAGTCGTCTTGATCACGCTCGGCGCCAACGATCTCCAATGGACGAACATCCTCGAGGCTTGCATCCTCGGCTCGGTGCTGGGGGACGAGGTGGATCGCGCGATCGAGGCGGGGAGCGACCTTCGAGAAGCCCTGAGTCGGGTCGTGGACCAGAACCGCGATCGCCTCGTCGAGTGGGTCGATGCCGCGAGTGAAGGTCTTCCTCTTCGCTCGGACGTCTCGTCCTCCGACCGCATCTGTACGGAAGAAAATCCGGGCAAGGCAGTCACGGAGCTCTTCATCGCCCAGCTTCCCACGCTGGGCGCCCATTACCGAGAGCTGATCTCCAGCATCCGCGCGCGCGGGGAACGGGCGGGGCGCGTCCCCCGGATCCTCTTCACCACCTACCACGACCCCTTCCCGCAGCCCGGCGGTCGCTTTGGTTGTCCGGATCTCCTCGACCTCAACGAGAGCCAGGTCGTGTACCTGGGAAGCCTGCTCGACCAGTTGAGCGACCTACTTTTCGAAGTCGCGGCGGAGTACGACGGAGTGGAAGTGGTCGACATTCGAGATTCCATGGCTGGCCACGAGTTCTGCACTTCGGATCCCTGGGCCTATGGGCTTTCCATCGAAATCATCAGTCCCGGAAATCCGTCGCCGTTCCATCCGACTCCCGACGGACATCAAGCGATCTCCGACCTGGTCGTACCCTTTCTGCGATGA
- a CDS encoding MFS transporter, with translation MFGEVIDEDELATGERREGIYNGVFTFLRKLGGALGVFLVMSILDIVGFTEGDEQSELVRQTIRFLTAMGPAVFLSLAVAVSWGYPLTRAAHAQVAAVLAERARR, from the coding sequence ATGTTCGGTGAGGTGATCGACGAGGACGAGCTCGCAACGGGGGAACGCCGCGAGGGAATTTACAACGGGGTATTCACCTTTCTTCGAAAGCTCGGCGGTGCGCTCGGAGTCTTCCTCGTTATGAGCATTCTCGACATCGTCGGGTTTACCGAGGGCGACGAGCAGAGCGAGCTGGTGCGCCAGACGATTCGCTTCCTCACGGCCATGGGGCCGGCGGTCTTCCTGTCGCTGGCAGTGGCTGTCTCGTGGGGCTATCCGCTCACGCGCGCGGCCCACGCACAGGTCGCCGCTGTGTTGGCGGAGCGCGCTCGGCGTTAG
- a CDS encoding TonB-dependent receptor, whose translation MSAPDRGLSYDERDEFMKSESFRVRRGFGPLVGILAALSVVAVAPAMAQSTQDTKSSCQEDTGDGGDAHDHSGAHAHSHGPHDEHTEEGQPRERVYSYGLDEVVVTASPLQRKASQLPGAVSILKGDELLQKQQSTLGETLRYMPGVSASYFGPGASRPILRGLGGSRVQMLIDHVEVFDASAASNDHAVAVDTLGVEKIEILRGPATLRYGPNAVGGVVNTVENRVPKELVDGPVTGSVELRGSSVDGGFGGAGVLSGNIEKVVWRLKGYGFSAGDVSIPGFAESEQLREAEEAEGEEGEEEEAFGRIPNSQVEYAGFSAGASFVDDDFYVGLALSDFRTNYGVVFHELGHDHGHDHGHGELAPGEEEPPVTIELDSWSLDFAGGITDIIEGIHSIDARLRLTDYEHSENEGEFVATTFKNHAYDLRIEAVHERFGLLEGAFGFQSTFSDFQVSGEEGFLPNTYNARNSFFVIEEIDLAPVTVELGGRFDYASVESGGGGQFGEARKRTFPLGSASAGVVYNFVEDQILSFDTSWSMRPPNYEELFANGLHVASGFFEVGDPNLDTENAVGLNLGYAGQFSIVDWSVNAFYTRFWDYIFLEGTDEVRDEIQVGRFLATGAEFAGGELEVAVHAIEEGEHRLHVIGRADGVYAQDLDADQPLPRMPPVRFGGSLVYEYASFRAQFDALRATEQTRVPEGEFTTAGYTMLDLGFNYVLDLVDAPVTPVLFFRMSNLLDEEARASESFLRDRAPLPGRNFTGGVQVRF comes from the coding sequence GTGAGCGCACCCGATCGAGGCCTCTCGTATGACGAGCGGGATGAGTTCATGAAAAGTGAGAGTTTTCGGGTTCGACGCGGGTTCGGACCCCTGGTGGGTATACTGGCGGCGCTTTCGGTAGTGGCGGTCGCCCCGGCGATGGCGCAGTCGACGCAGGACACGAAGTCGAGCTGCCAAGAAGACACGGGCGACGGCGGCGACGCGCACGACCATAGCGGCGCTCATGCTCACAGCCACGGCCCTCACGACGAGCACACCGAAGAAGGCCAGCCGCGAGAGCGCGTATACTCGTACGGCCTCGACGAGGTCGTGGTCACGGCAAGTCCGCTGCAGCGCAAGGCGAGCCAGCTTCCGGGCGCGGTCTCGATCCTCAAGGGCGACGAACTTCTGCAGAAGCAGCAGTCGACGCTCGGTGAGACCCTGCGCTACATGCCCGGCGTGAGCGCCTCGTACTTCGGACCCGGCGCGAGCCGACCGATCCTGCGCGGGCTCGGCGGAAGCCGGGTCCAGATGCTGATCGACCACGTGGAGGTTTTCGACGCCTCCGCCGCCAGCAACGACCACGCTGTGGCCGTCGATACGCTCGGCGTCGAGAAGATCGAGATCCTTCGCGGCCCGGCGACTCTGCGCTACGGGCCGAACGCCGTCGGCGGCGTCGTGAACACCGTCGAGAACCGCGTACCGAAAGAGCTGGTCGACGGGCCCGTTACGGGCTCCGTAGAGCTCCGCGGCTCGTCGGTCGACGGAGGGTTCGGCGGCGCCGGCGTTCTGTCGGGCAACATCGAAAAGGTCGTGTGGCGTCTCAAAGGCTACGGATTCTCCGCCGGAGACGTTTCCATCCCCGGCTTCGCAGAGTCGGAACAGCTGCGCGAAGCGGAGGAAGCAGAAGGGGAAGAAGGCGAAGAGGAAGAAGCCTTCGGCCGTATCCCGAATAGCCAGGTCGAATACGCAGGCTTCAGCGCCGGCGCCTCGTTCGTCGACGACGATTTCTACGTGGGACTCGCACTCTCCGACTTTCGCACGAACTACGGTGTCGTGTTCCACGAACTCGGCCACGATCACGGCCACGATCACGGCCATGGGGAGCTCGCGCCGGGCGAAGAGGAACCGCCCGTCACGATCGAACTCGACTCCTGGTCGCTCGATTTCGCGGGCGGTATCACCGACATCATCGAGGGCATCCACTCGATCGATGCGCGCCTCCGCCTGACCGACTACGAGCACTCGGAGAATGAGGGCGAGTTCGTCGCGACCACGTTCAAGAACCACGCATACGACCTCAGGATCGAAGCCGTGCACGAGCGCTTCGGCCTGCTCGAAGGAGCCTTCGGCTTCCAGAGTACCTTCAGCGACTTCCAAGTGAGCGGCGAGGAAGGATTCCTTCCCAACACCTACAACGCCCGCAACTCGTTCTTCGTGATCGAAGAGATCGACCTCGCTCCCGTGACGGTCGAACTCGGCGGACGCTTCGACTACGCGTCGGTAGAATCCGGAGGCGGCGGACAGTTCGGCGAAGCCCGGAAGAGAACGTTCCCCCTCGGCAGCGCCTCGGCCGGCGTCGTCTACAATTTCGTGGAAGACCAGATCCTGAGCTTCGACACCTCGTGGAGCATGCGCCCTCCGAACTACGAGGAGCTCTTCGCGAACGGCCTGCACGTGGCATCCGGCTTCTTCGAGGTCGGCGATCCGAACCTCGACACGGAGAACGCCGTCGGCCTGAACCTCGGTTATGCCGGGCAGTTTTCGATCGTCGATTGGTCCGTGAACGCATTCTACACCCGCTTCTGGGACTACATCTTCCTCGAGGGCACGGACGAGGTGCGCGACGAGATCCAGGTCGGCCGCTTCCTCGCAACGGGTGCGGAGTTCGCGGGCGGCGAACTGGAGGTCGCCGTGCACGCAATCGAGGAGGGCGAGCACCGCCTCCACGTCATTGGACGCGCCGACGGCGTGTACGCCCAGGACCTGGACGCCGACCAGCCGCTCCCCCGGATGCCGCCCGTCCGTTTCGGGGGCAGCCTCGTCTATGAGTACGCCTCGTTCCGCGCCCAGTTCGACGCGCTACGAGCCACCGAGCAGACCCGCGTGCCCGAGGGTGAGTTCACGACGGCCGGCTACACCATGCTCGACCTCGGTTTCAACTACGTGCTGGACCTGGTCGACGCGCCGGTGACTCCCGTGCTCTTCTTCCGCATGTCGAACCTACTCGACGAGGAAGCCCGCGCGTCGGAGTCGTTCCTTCGCGATCGTGCGCCGTTGCCGGGCCGAAACTTCACGGGCGGCGTTCAGGTGCGGTTCTAA